In Pseudorca crassidens isolate mPseCra1 chromosome 17, mPseCra1.hap1, whole genome shotgun sequence, the DNA window CTTTGCCGCCAGCTGGTCATACTCCTGGGGGGTTGGCCACTGGGTTCTTGCAAACGTGCTCCTCAGGAGATGAACCTGTTCTTGATTTTTTGTAATTGCTGGTGAAGGGCTGGGCAAAGAACCGGGCACCTGGGCGCTGGAGAACTGGTCGAGTCGAGACAGAGCACCATTGGGGGCCACCGAGTCTGGGCCTTTCTTGCTGGACCCCATGGAATCCAGGACGGCCTGTTCCATGCTGTCCCGAAGCTTCCGCCTCTCCAAGAACCAGGAGTCAATCTCTCTCCTGCTCAGCTTGGTCTCCACTCTTAGCCTGTCCAGTTCTGCTTGGGTCGGGAAAGAGCTTTTCAGAAAGCTGTCTTCCAGGATTTTCACCTGACCTTGGCTTTTCTCTTTGAACTTCTGCGGGGCAAAGTCTGGGTACGCGTGGTGAGTGCGGCCGTGTCGGGAAGCCGCGATGGCCAGCTGGTCTTTGGCAAGGGATTCGCTGGTGATGTGGACGATGCCCCTTTGACACCGATACCGGTGGTCGCTGAACCACTTCTTGATCTCGCTCCTGGCGAGGCCGGTCACCTCGATGAGCCGGTAGACCTCAGCATCGTCGGGGAACTGGCTCTGGAGGAAGCTCGCCTTGAGGTGCGCGATCTGCTCCTTCGTCTTCTTGCGGTCGCTGGCCGGGGTCAGCGAAGGGTTGGCCACCTTGGGCGGAGGCTCTGGCACTTGAGCGATGTGTGGGCGCTTGGGCTCGGGGGCAGTTTGGGGCGTCGCCAGAGGTCTCTTCTGGCCGTGGTTGGTCACTCCGGCCACGGCGAGCGTGATGGGGGAGCAAGAGACGGTCGTCGGCCCGCTGGTCACCTGAGTCAGCACGAGGCTGGTCTGGCCGAGGATCTGGCACGGAAGCGCTGTCTGGAGGATGGGCTGTGACATCTTGGTGGGGGCCAACTGGGCGGGCAGCACAGTGATCGTTGGGGGCACCGACTGGATGGTGCCATTAAACATCTTCTTCCGGGCCTCTTCCACCTCCTCCGGGGACCAGCTGATGCCATGCTTTAAGCGCTGGGTGGCAAACCAGATTCTGATGTGCTCTTCCGGGTGTTTGGAAGCAGCTGTGAGCCAGGACAGCTCAGCCTGCGTTGGGTAAGGGAACTTGTTGAAGGAGTTGATCATGGTGGCGTTGGTGTCCAGGGCAGAGTTGTATTTGGTAGTGTTCAGCGGCACGGGGACCTTGGGGACAAGGTTGATATTTGGTGGGAGCTGGACAGAAGGCATAACGTGTCCTAAGGTGTCCTGGAGGAGCTCCACGCCCCCGAGTCTTGAGAGGATCTCGGCCGCGTCTGTCACCAGGCGGGTGGTCCCTTCCACGTGGTTCTCGGGGGCAGCCTCCTCTGGCTTCTTGGGCACCTTCTTGGCGTCGGCTTTCGGTTTCCCTGGCTTCATGATGGGGGTTTTACTCACCGAGATCCCGGGGTCATTGTCGCCGCTCCCGGGGCCGCTGGTGGTGAGGGACACGACGTGGTTCGTGGCATCGATGGACTGCTCCAGGACGGTCTGATTGTTGCGCTTAATGAGTTTCAGCTTGAAGTTGGTCTCCCCGGGGTGGAACTTGGAGTTGTGGTCAGACAAGGAGTCGTACTTTTTGGTTGTGAAGTTACATTCGGCACACACGTAGAGCGGGTTGAGAATCACGTTGGGGTGCTGCGTGTCAACGTGCTCCGTGAACTCGTTCAGGTTTTGCGTGGAGTAGGGGCAGTATTTGCATTCATAACCACCTTGGAGTTTTTTGGATTGATTTTCCCCTGTAGACTTCACCTCTatcacttcattttctttggaagagttttcaGGTTCTGCTGCCCAAGCGTCCTTGGCCATTTCGGGCTGTGGCGTGCcgattcctttctctttggccCTGTCTCCTTCCTCGGGCACGTCTTGTTCTACTACTTGTGATGTCCGAACCATGCACGGGGTTGTGGATTTTCGTTTGCTCGCCATGCTGTCTGTCTGTGTGCAATGGCTTATTGGGGGGACGGGGGCGGGTAGGGAAGGGGCAGTGAAAGTTTTGGAACTACTAAGATAAAAGGCTTTTGGCTTTATGCCCCGCTCCAATGGCTTTGGCTTCACTTGAACGCTGAAGTCTGGTGCTTGAGTTTCCAGAATGATTTCAGTGCAGAAGATTGTAACTGTTCCAATGGCTAAACACAAGAGGCAGCATCATACCTGTGGGACAAGAACAAAGAGAGTGTCAGTGTTTCCTCACAGGGCAAAAGGAACTAGCATTTCTTTCTAAGTTGCTCCCATGACCCAGCCCAACTGGCACCCAAAGCAAATACCCAGGTGCGCACAGATGGTGTGAGAGTGGGTACTCCTAAACGTGAAAGatcacatttttcttctcttccattctCTGGGAAGGGCAGTGGGGACGGGCCCAGAGCAAGCAAATGAGGATGCAGGTCACTCATTCATGTTTAGAGACCAAGGGATACAGAAAAGCAACAAGGGCACTGAGATCTTATGAAGTGGTGGGTAGGGTGCTGGAGGGCACCTTGCAGTGAGTGTTGGCTGGGTTCGCAAGCCGCTTTTATGGACGGTACATCAGAAGCAAGATGCTTGCCTGGGGCTGGCGAGT includes these proteins:
- the ZHX2 gene encoding zinc fingers and homeoboxes protein 2 is translated as MASKRKSTTPCMVRTSQVVEQDVPEEGDRAKEKGIGTPQPEMAKDAWAAEPENSSKENEVIEVKSTGENQSKKLQGGYECKYCPYSTQNLNEFTEHVDTQHPNVILNPLYVCAECNFTTKKYDSLSDHNSKFHPGETNFKLKLIKRNNQTVLEQSIDATNHVVSLTTSGPGSGDNDPGISVSKTPIMKPGKPKADAKKVPKKPEEAAPENHVEGTTRLVTDAAEILSRLGGVELLQDTLGHVMPSVQLPPNINLVPKVPVPLNTTKYNSALDTNATMINSFNKFPYPTQAELSWLTAASKHPEEHIRIWFATQRLKHGISWSPEEVEEARKKMFNGTIQSVPPTITVLPAQLAPTKMSQPILQTALPCQILGQTSLVLTQVTSGPTTVSCSPITLAVAGVTNHGQKRPLATPQTAPEPKRPHIAQVPEPPPKVANPSLTPASDRKKTKEQIAHLKASFLQSQFPDDAEVYRLIEVTGLARSEIKKWFSDHRYRCQRGIVHITSESLAKDQLAIAASRHGRTHHAYPDFAPQKFKEKSQGQVKILEDSFLKSSFPTQAELDRLRVETKLSRREIDSWFLERRKLRDSMEQAVLDSMGSSKKGPDSVAPNGALSRLDQFSSAQVPGSLPSPSPAITKNQEQVHLLRSTFARTQWPTPQEYDQLAAKTGLVRTEIVRWFKENRCLLKTGTLKWLERYQQRHVADDHGYDAPSRRAAKAVIAESSKNGSEGGPQYHKDPKKLCKEDLEKLGPRMKAGGEQARDGLLAKPSEATSDRSEGNSRDGQGSDENEESGIVDWVEVTVGEEDAVSDRSDSWSQTAAEGAPELADSDSDSVPAEASQA